The Spinacia oleracea cultivar Varoflay chromosome 2, BTI_SOV_V1, whole genome shotgun sequence DNA segment CATTTTATCTCAACTCTCAAGTACCCGTGTCAGATTCTTAACACTCCTTCCCTTTCCCAAACCTAATTACTGAGCATGTTGCACGATATGTTAATGTAAACAAGTCTGAATCCTGACAAGTGCACCGATAAAGGGAGCTCGTCTAGGGAGAAAGTTCATCAGCACGAGGGCATCATAAAAAAATAAGGTCATCAGAATcccacaacaacacacaacttCAACTCTACAATCCATAGGATGTTAGACTAACAAGCAGCAACCTAGAACGTAATAACAGCATGAGGGCAGATATGACAATTACTAAAATATACACTGAGAGTCAGAGATTAACAATTAAATAATGACACGTCTTTTACATACTAGTAGTCAAGTGTGATCAAAGTTAGTAAAGAAAGGGTGTAAAAAGTtaaaatgatgcatctattgagAAGCAAGCATGAACTCCCAAGTGTGGCATAGTGAGACCCACATAAAATTACCTATGAAGTGCTACTAAGAAAATCTTGCATTTTTACCTAGAAGTTCCCACGGGAGATTCGGCAACACCATTGCAGGTTGTTTCATGGACATAACGATCACGTAGCCTAATATACCTGGCACAGCGATAACAATGTTCTGTCCGGTTTCCACATACATCCTGAAAATTGAGAATTTTGACATAAAACATTTATTTAGCAACAAAAGCATTAAATTCAAACATTATATTGATTTTCAAATTTAGCGTACCTGATGCTCGGATAGATCAATGGAAGGCAAAGGAAATTCGCAGTATTCACATGTTACAATCCTTTGTGGACAGTTTTCACCCTTATGCACATCCAAAATATCACGCTCCATTGTTTCACTGCACAGAGAACAAGCTACCTGTTCCATGGAAGGTAGTCCACTATAAATCAAAGGCACAAATAATAGAACATGttacaaaacacaaaaacagTAAACAGCTAAAAGTAGAtaaaagaagagagaaataaAACAAACTTCTTTAATTCACAAACACAGATTCATTTTGCTCTCAAACATAAATACACTTCACTCTTTCTTGCTAAAGTTGAGCAGAATTTTCAAGCGTATTAACTCACAGGAAAAGTAATATTCAGGCTAATAGCCTTCATGCAATACGATTTGCCCCACAAAGGTGAGAGAGAAAGAGCTTCTAGAAGACTCCCACGAAAACATAAAGGCCTCTTATCATCCTCATCACGTGTTACAGGACACTAGCTTTCGGCCTTTCACGTATTACTAATGCAAATATCTAGTCAACCTCTTTCAAGCAAACACCAAAACATATAAAGATTACTAACAACAAACTTCCCAGGAAAACAGAAATCAAAATTACAGGAGAAAAATCTACACGCTCAATTTTTTCTCCCCTTAAGATTAGAAGTTCAGCTGCTCTGCCCCGTAAAAAAGCTTCTCCGGCTCGATTTAGTTTGTTCCATATTCTATCTCCTCTGACCATATAGGTCTACACATTGCTAATTCGTGTTCGCTTGcgggttttttttttcccgtTTCAATGCATCTATTCTGGATGTTTTCTTTTCTAGAACCAGAAGAAACTACTTTAAGAAATAGTAGTTAGAAACCTTTCCTTTTGTAGAATATGTAACTCttagggcatgcttggattgggtgtaataaaagtcaaaccaccttaataaaaggacaatgaaggtgaattgaggtggttgcaaggagggtggtgtggtggtattgtgatgagaagttgtggtagtggtggtgttgtgaggagaagggaggaaagGGAAGTTATTAccccaaatgagggtaataatcaccctagtgggatggtgggtaactattcTCCCCATAatgagggtatttgttccccctttccttttattttcttcttgccaacactagcttgttctctttgccaccactttatcccctcatcatcaccttcaattaccttatttttttttagtttgacttttattaacCCCTTAATGcattaccctcaatccaagcatgcccttaATGTGGTTCTGATCTAGTTGCACAGCTTGCACTATTGTTGACCAAAAGACCTGTCTATATAATGTACTTATCTTTTGTACTAGAAATTATAGGCAATTAGGTTGAATTATCCATTTCAATCAAACGCAAAAGAAAAGTACATTATAAAGATAGGTTCAAGTGCAATGAAGCATAACTGGTAAAATTGTATGGAGGGACACAGATTTTGAACTAGGTCTACAAATGCTTCAAGAATATGCAACTAAGGgtctaaattttttttgtcatgGCCATGGTACATGGTGGAGACACAATTGTGTCATTTTCACTTAAAAGAAGCCAATACGATATTACGGTGTATTCAGTAAGATTATACAATTCCTTACGCCACTTTACCCATTAAAAGGCATCGcatatactccgtaatacttAAAGATGTTATTTTGTAAAGTCACCCGTAAACGGCTCCTTATAAGGAAATGGGCATTAAAGACATCTAACGATGGCCAACATTTCAAAATGAGAAACTAAGATAAAGAAATACTTGAAGCACCCAGACATATATGACTATGCGTCTATGTCTATGTGAATATTAATCTTTATAACTTCATTCagtaattataaaaataaaaatctatgGTTTAATCATCAAGACACTGTCACAATAAAGAAATAATCCTTCACCTTATGGCCTAATCAGCTAATCTTATGATAGATAAGAGTGCAAAAAAGGGTTCATTCTTTTTGAGATACAATTTCTCAAGCGCCCAGAAGATTGTAGCGCTCCACAGCTCACAATGCAACATCGACTAAAAACATCAAAGCACATAGAAAACATGCATAACCATCTCCAAAGACTTAGAACCTTTCATCTGAATATCTCATCTAAGAAACActaataaatactccctccgttcctaaataagtgtcacgtTTCCATTTTtggcgttcccttataagtgtcacatttctatttttgaacatgtactttttccacttttccatacacttttcacactttttcatacacttttcccacttttctataaatcataattacttttacttacacattctacacttttccacttttcaatccccacatacacttttatttgtactttattcaattaaacaattatctactttatcctttccccaaaaaaacattcccaataattaactcttacacactttacaattttattaattaccgtgcCCGAGcccaaatgtgacacttatttaggaacggagggagtacaaagtACTTCACCATTAGCCGTGGTGTAACAACTTCAATCCACCAATTAGTTGGAACGTTACAACTATAACAAAAACAGCAGTACAACAAAATCAAGCTATCTATAACGCTTCGTCTTTAAGAGTTACCCATGGACATGAGTAACAAAATAATCAATGAGTTCCAAAACATAACCACctttatatattttctttaaacCCCTAAAAGTTCTCCACAGAAAATTGTCCATTAGGTCCATGGGATTactaaaaaaatatcaaaaacttGAACTCCATCCCTTTCCATCTCAAGCAGAAGCTGCTTGTCTAGAATCCTCCAGAAAACTCTTTCTAATAAAAATGTAACTCTAATTAGTCACTAACTACCAACATTGTGCCATTCCAAGTTTAGATATACTACCCCTCACTCCCAATCAGACTAAAAACAGAAACACTTGCCTCACTTTAATATACTTCATCCTGCAAACATATCAGTAATGACTAGTACTTGACTTTTCCATCAGATAAATAGGGATAAGCAATTAGTCACTATTCAAATGTATGACCATGAGTCCATAAAAAATATAAACCCCGTTGCCTTAAACAAGCTTCCTATCAAGTCATGAAGAAATGATATACAGCTAACACGAGCCACTACGCCCTATAATAGGACCTTAAAACTTGAGCTCAAACCTCACTGAATTTGTTCTTCTACGAATTCAAGTGAGCGTATTGTAATGCGAGCACTTAAATGAGAATGATTTAGGGGAAGCACAATTCAGTTCACTTGTTTAAAGAAGCTTTTTTCCCGGCAGAAACACATGCTTGGCAAGTTAAATGTATGCAATCTATAATACTCAGAAGTCAATAACCATAACCAATACCAAAGAAAAGCATTGAGTGAGCAAGTGATCGCAATAGCGTTAATAAAGAAAAAGGCATCTCTTTCAAATATAAATCTTTGACATAAATCACTTACAGGAGCATGGGTGTTATAATAATGTTCCTCAGCATGCTTTCTTGGGACCATATCACCACAAACTTTACATTTTTCCAGATTCCGAGCGCAGTGAGCAGTATGCAAATCGATATTCCCGGAAGGGATAGCTCTATCACTGAAAACAAACATAACATGCAATTTTGTATTCGTCACAATACCGATCTTTGCATTACCAATCACATACTAAACCATATTTACTCTCATTTTAATCAACTATCAAAACACTACCACATACTTTCTCTTCAATTCAACACAAGATCATCACTTTTCCACTAGAAATTATGCATAATCAAAACACTACCACATACTTTCTCTTCAGTTCAACACAAGATCATCATTTTCCCACTAGAAATTATGCATAATCAAAACACTACCACATACTTTATCTTCAATTCAACACAAGATCATGACTTTTCCACTAGATATTATGCATAATAACAAAATTTCCCGAATTCCCAAATGCCATAATCTACAAATCTAGCTAACAATACTTATCAcccagaagaaaaaaaaatcaaatttcccAAAAACAGTTTTTAGTGATCAAATTCATCCCTATATTACCCAAACACAAACTAAAAGCAAAATTAATAGAAAATTACCAGTGGGTGCAGATGGTAGTAACTTCCTCAGATGCCATATCCATATTTTCTCAATCTAAGATCAAAAAACAATATCCCTTGATCAATGTAAACATATACCTGCCGACAGAAAAATTAAAATGGGTGAGGGACAAAATTATTGACAACAAATTAatcccaataaaaaaaaatctaaccaAATGTTTATGAAATTTAAGACATGAAAATCGACAATCTAATTAGGTTTGTTGATCAGACATACCTGCGAACTCAACAAtttagaagagagagaaaacaagaaagaaaggaaGAGCTGTTTGATTGTTGTAAGGGCGAGTCCAACCTTGTAATTTGTGCCTAATCTTGGTTGTTGCAAAAAATTCCTACTACTTTACTTAATTTGCAGTTAATCATTGACGCGCTTGGTGCAATTGTGTGGCGAACGCTCTCTTTGTAGGTAGGTGTACCGTACTGTATAAATAACCTTGTGGTCCTTGTAAAGATGGATGTGGGTCGGGCCGGCCCGATCCGACCCGGCACAAAAAAAGCCCGGCACGAGCATGAAGTCGTAAGTCGGGAGTCGGGCCTGGTCCttgattttttggaaaagcacgacaaggcacggcAGTGGCACGACTCGACCCGCCACGACAAGCACgtaaaattagccttaggcacgacggCCCGGCACGAAAGCCCGTGGGCTCGTGCCCGGCATGGGCCTTGTTTTAAACTTTTCGGCCCGGCACGATACAACGTGGGTCTAGATTGGGCCCGACCTGGTTAGGCCCACGTCCCGTGGGCTCGGCACGAAGCCCGGTCCGGCCCACGACCATCTTTAGGTCCTTACTCACATTAGgtacagttttttttttaaaaagggaaTAGGAAAATTATAATAAATCGCCATACGGCATCTACAACAATAACTAGCCCTAAATAACATACTTCGTATAATCTAAAACATCAATGTGaaattcttgattcaatttactaGTATGCACGCTTCGGAACCGCTTCTTTGATATGGTAGTATTCAAACCATACCATAATTGACTTTCGACAACTCAATATCTTTAATGTATGATGTTAGCAATTGAAACTTGTTCTTCATCTTGACGTTCTTGATCTTCAACCAGTAATATTCTTCTCTAACACACATGGATCTACGAAATAACCTAAGAAACAAATTTCCTCGAAGGAAAAAAACAGCCTTGTTTTTCAAGGGAGGAAAGGTCCTCGCACAAGGAAGAAGCATTATTATAACCTAAAGACAAACAAAATTAAAGGAATGACCAACAAAATAACAAAGATTGGGGCTTTCCATTGATAAAATCGATGGAAGTCCCTTCAAAATTCACTAGAGGAGGCTACGGTTTGAGAGGGATAGAGAGGATTAGGTACAGTTTTATTGACATGGTTTTtacttattatattaattaattttccatcaaaaagaaaaaatcacTTATACTATCTTATCTTATAAATTCTTAAGTTATCAAATTTATCTGAaccaaaataagtgaaaatgaaGTGAACATagtgtttgttttgtttgattTATCTTGACTTATTTCacacaaaataagttcatataaattcagataagatgAGTTCAGATAATCTACGTTCAAATCATTTAAGCAATATAAGttcataaaaaataagtttttttaaaaatatttttacatataaaataagtttatttagataaaataagttaagataagttcatataagataaatacaaataatataagtttagaCAAAACAAATCGAATAGCATAGAGACCTAACAGAGCCTTGGCATTATGTGGTCAACATGTCAACTCTATGTCATACGTGTCGTCTCTGTCGTGTATCTAGGACCTCTAGGTGCATAACGTTTACTAGTGCAAGGTTGAACCCTGCTTTTTCCCCATACCCCCCTTGTTCTACGAGTTTATACCATGTGCAACATCTACGCAAGCTAAGGGTGCGGTTTGTTCACTTATTTTCTCGAACttattataatttaactatCTTAATTTATTTggacttatcaaaacttattttagttacaaATTGTGTTTATGTAgcccttatttttcctaaacttattttatttaacttatacttcgtatgaacttaactgaacttatcttaacatATTTTCCCAAATTAAGTGGAAATAAGATGAATATAACAGGGTCCAATTCTAGTGGATTTGGAGTCTACCCAATGGCATTGTATCGCATTAGTGTATTGTGCTCATGACCCTCATAAGTCAATCCTCTTAGGAAGGATTAATAATCTCTCATGAATTATGGATCGTGTAGTGGTGTGTCAACACCTTGATTAAATTAGGTCACACAA contains these protein-coding regions:
- the LOC110792199 gene encoding uncharacterized protein, which encodes MDMASEEVTTICTHCDRAIPSGNIDLHTAHCARNLEKCKVCGDMVPRKHAEEHYYNTHAPVACSLCSETMERDILDVHKGENCPQRIVTCEYCEFPLPSIDLSEHQDVCGNRTEHCYRCARYIRLRDRYVHETTCNGVAESPVGTSRDSRPAAERQPRPRRRDPPAPAFPKRHLLITIAITGIAFILGSFIYQKKSDSVGH